In the Sarcophilus harrisii chromosome 3, mSarHar1.11, whole genome shotgun sequence genome, one interval contains:
- the VAMP3 gene encoding vesicle-associated membrane protein 3, with protein MRFTPLPLPCGRTSRRAGVRTWVRLPSRLRPLPVVCQRPRPACQSVREADDGIWQPVSRSASEPGGPADPAEATSFPTPGPAAEMSTSGPPPPGVASGSNRRLQQAQNQVDEVVDIMRVNVDKVLERDQKLSELDDRADALQAGASQFETSAAKLKRKYWWKNCKMWAILITVAIVIIIIIIVWSVSS; from the exons ATGCGCTTCACCCCGCTTCCTCTCCCGTGCGGGCGTACGAGTAGACGTGCGGGCGTACGTACGTGGGTGCGCCTCCCCTCCAGGCTCCGCCCCCTCCCGGTTGTGTGTCAGCGGCCGCGCCCCGCCTGCCAGTCAGTCAGGGAAGCAGACGACGGAATCTGGCAGCCCGTGAGCCGCTCAGCCTCCGAGCCCGGAGGCCCCGCCGATCCCGCCGAAGCCACTTCGTTCCCGACGCCGGGGCCAGCCGCCGAGAT GTCTACAAGTGGGCCTCCTCCTCCTGGTGTTGCCTCTGGCAGTAATCGCCGACTTCAGCAGGCACAAAATCAAGTAGATGAG GTAGTGGACATTATGCGAGTCAATGTGGACAAAGTTCTGGAGCGAGATCAGAAACTTTCTGAGTTGGATGACCGTGCCGATGCACTGCAAGCAGGGGCTTCCCAATTTGAGACAAGTGCGGCCAAATTGAAGAGGAAGTACTGGTGGAAGAACTGCAAG ATGTGGGCGATACTGATTACTGTTGcaattgtcatcatcatcatcatcattg TGTGGAGTGTTTCTTCATGA